One Aegilops tauschii subsp. strangulata cultivar AL8/78 chromosome 7, Aet v6.0, whole genome shotgun sequence genomic window carries:
- the LOC109765871 gene encoding uncharacterized protein — MATSGDQSGGCGSAAAKGSKLRYPLRSAGRGKLEPPAAADAAPSGPASRRAKPSSDVTKSCALDLSAVKDKSAKPPRRHSIPTKPGVSPRPTPTGTITPVSGVRSRRSDSLGRLDTPTSEASMSTARRKFSTLSSVSYWMTQIRLAEAASKHSISLGFFKLALESECEPLDRMREELKTYVARHGLATELEEPVKEILQVYDIMEDFEKLKISLDSSLEPKKSDKAALGAANVTPKGNLKPRSLNSVATQSKDGKKENIQKEKPDAKIRGSYNRNPAKNAPAKEVAKNTAKKTKKQAKEQQEDCNGGSEVLPVDADQESVDVVKEITYEDKENMGDAEMAIDAGNAIAQEV, encoded by the exons ATGGCCACCTCGGGCGATCAGTCGGGCGGCTGCG GGTCTGCGGCCGCGAAGGGGTCCAAACTGCGGTACCCGCTGCGGTCGGCGGGCCGGGGGAAGCTCGAGCCGCCGGCGGCGGCAGATGCTGCTCCTAGCGGCCCTGCTTCGCGAAG GGCCAAACCATCTTCAGATGTCACCAAGAGCTGTGCTCTCGATCTTTCCGCCGTGAAGGATAAATCAGCTAAACCTCCGCGGAGGCACTCAATACCAACAAAGCCAGGTGTTAGTCCAAGGCCTACTCCTACTGGAACTATTACTCCAGTGTCAGGGGTTCGCTCCAGGAGGTCAGACAGCCTTGGGAGGTTGGATACCCCGACATCTGAAGCATCCATGTCTACAGCAAGGCGCAAGTTCAGTACACTCTCCTCGGTCTCATATTGGATGACACAGATTAGGCTTGCAGAGGCTGCTTCCAAGCACTCTATCTCCCTGGGCTTCTTCAAGCTTGCCCTTGAGTCAGAATGCGAG CCTCTGGATAGGATGAGAGAAGAACTAAAGACTTATGTGGCCAGGCATGGCCTTGCAACAGAATTGGAGGAGCCGGTGAAGGAGATTCTTCAGGTTTATGATATCATGGAAGATTTTGAGAAGCTAAAGATCTCTCTGGACTCCTCACTGGAGCCAAAAAAGTCTGACAAGGCTGCTCTTGGTGCTGCCAATGTGACTCCAAAGGGTAATCTGAAACCCAGGTCTCTGAACTCTGTTGCAACTCAGAGTAAAGATGGCAAGAAAGAGAACATTCAGAAGGAGAAGCCTGATGCCAAGATCAGAGGTTCCTATAACCGGAATCCGGCCAAGAATGCTCCTGCAAAAGAAGTTGCCAAAAATACCGCCAAGAAAACCAAGAAGCAGGCTAAGGAGCAGCAAGAAGATTGTAATGGAGGCAGTGAGGTTTTGCCGGTTGACGCAGATCAAGAATCTG TTGATGTGGTGAAGGAGatcacatatgaagataaggagAACATG GGGGATGCTGAGATGGCAATAGATGCTGGCAACGCCATAGCCCAAGAAGTCTAG